A single Oncorhynchus mykiss isolate Arlee chromosome 24, USDA_OmykA_1.1, whole genome shotgun sequence DNA region contains:
- the LOC110503626 gene encoding uncharacterized protein LOC110503626 isoform X2, with translation MKNKSLVGFFQERQTTLCHSLPLETYLLKPVQRILKYHLLLQELAKHFDKSDPGYEVVEDAIITMTAVAWYINDMKRKQDHAVRLQEVESLLTNWTGPDLSGFGELVLEGAFRVQRVKKERAFFLFDKMLLIAKKRLEHFIYSTHIFCCNLLLVETMKDPLCFKVSDQTIPKQQHIVQTKNQEEKRLWLHYLKRLIVENHLASLPQKARQVLGDNFCQSPQFDQDRLKKSSPRCDEYHRGRRQSEPPEFIYTPEKAKKSLPLLLEGNLSYRRGRRQSAPTKDLETAYHVSSKAGSEGELCPGADSLGFSGSTNTLASSVMEVEDEAECPDPCLGLEEEDLPPLSAPPTLSITEEIMQFINQSRVREGMAELKADIVWDSPLDESLEDPATEPHPCPLAQQGNYLLLASPACFPHPNSPEEITVQLEGSRTKMEDQTLPPCLSRESSEEGGCEEGESTPLPADVIEERPQEESTSAKETGTVGERNASEVEDEQTFETSTPLSPVNLPDEREREKELCSDLPNEDKPPEAHLSVPEHTVQSPLAPKKETQLTKSDRQIIEKIRSYYEAAEAEAGEAGESAGSPTPRRNSFSLIIPTGLVKDSVSHFAVFGHQDSLCDSESGRSDGGAEPEPESELPSPLPSVPDQGEGALSPDCSSTSAAGSQEDHSQAPGQGEPALEKCSRFEPGSELPCTELMNDWKEKEKVGAPVSTEREIIPNLSTDNTKEPSFSDEAAKVITKDQQVINSHGDPSDLDSEPKEAQKVSTVPPPTGLHDSKTAPMSQAGWGRIRDRSSVTGNLEGLPSQIKVGRWSRHCKMVSSSRTLYEGATVADVAGIGLFEASPGDPCLVENSERILSKVQMLARMYSAKASIMKVPLHHKRVCVGHAPWNGTTRHSVPPQAQQHQEEKITVKRAQSHSTGCQEMTSVSSEPQLFGHILVSEQLSPTYRQQENSCALTGPRDSVSNLESTSIASPPSSPLTTPPKTSQVRPEEVVTTALEGKLMENQSEEVISGAEMRRLHPKRASPVQEGPIQGVGMEFPADGYPRTPERSVNLSRTWAEQKGHNLYSIREDPALGAAAAALAGPCGNKDRSPGVGAAEELLKIIQQQAPTEPETSQVVKPDEASLNTKIIPPYVAGGAERGSSPQMAPGHQSEAESTKAKSQDGTLDDRDVSPAAPKISSHISDTSPTQQRSISGLTEGSNPLVWSPTQSPMIEPMQVTHTSGQRVKECQVPEDSKGKEGDMVPRPWSSLQSLMPTPPPGVQSSDCLPKFTSQRPPNLHLPTTKGRRSLPMSWNGSNNATLPSQRLPPSPLRSREPGQDPSLPSIQASGLSPVRRPSSQPSLERSATMLPGIGQPMDAKPPSAFSPSLYQHSPSPIRGLPCSSPTPSALTKSLAASCISQSISQSLAKKNTRLQDHATPHPDSPAPLAPAPTASPLRMRSPSPKLTSGPSAPPLSPGYAHASYTRDGSQPPKCPPSPLRSTSVRSSPCASPAPALSPPPYRSQHSVSPAPPVSLHHTAFSSASPRPRPAVLHQPRHIGLNGNSNNNNNNNTTNGGWVANHRKPPLASANSIPHPHDPLWSGSTHNLNRVARPFSVSEPSSRVQSPSPSPSPSPFSRICSPPPVQNHTGPLMNKPPNPRSTRAGGACPFNHLGLSLELPRASSACSSGITSPPPIGVPANVWGVAAPQPRNAKLAFPFSSIASPTWIDVYPPSIQRSSSTTSPPPSGFSPCSPTHSQNLRRTKGSSLPFLSLADQPPSPVRNGRGSWGESEGCRSVGAEQESGLISPRGGSCSYSGSPSCISPGASPVRLAPGKSTHGEQHFTSIAWPDVRELLTKYDSGDSPDQSAPTSPVWPQDEWGDPDLGEDSCRSHLICAYVPRASPAPDTGAPIQYPHRSEPKPEDTSSMQAARRTLKTSYATTVNLQIAGSGRITSFSNTQVSLNQTLSPVVDSQGRRRVSINACNFTLPVPQNCKRL, from the exons ATGAAGAACAAGAGCCTGGTGGGCTTCTTCCAGGAGAGACAGACCACCCTGTGCCACTCCCTGCCCCTGGAGACCTACCTGCTGAAGCCAGTGCAGAGGATCCTCAAGTACCACCTCCTGTTGCAG GAGCTGGCCAAACACTTTGATAAAAGTGACCCTGGCTACGAGGTAGTGGAGGATGCCATCATCACCATGACAGCCGTGGCCTGGTACATTAACGATATGAAGAGGAAGCAGGACCACGCCGTCAGGCTGCAG GAGGTTGAGAGCTTGTTGACCAACTGGACAGGTCCAGACCTGAGTGGCTTTGGGGAGCTGGTGTTGGAGGGCGCCTTCAGGGTTCAACGGGTCAAGAAGGAGAGGGCATTCTTCCTCTTCGACAAGATGCTGCTTATCGCTAAAAAGAGGCTGGAGCATTTCATCTACAGCACCCACATATTT TGCTGTAACCTTCTTCTCGTAGAAACCATGAAGGACCCCCTGTGTTTTAAAGTGTCTGATCAGACCATCCCCAAACAGCAGCACATTGTACAG ACCAAAAACCAGGAGGAGAAACGCCTTTGGCTGCACTACCTCAAGAGGCTGATAGTGGAGAACCATCTTGCCTCTCTACCCCAGAAG GCAAGGCAGGTACTCGGTGACAACTTCTGTCAAT CTCCTCAGTTTGATCAGGATCGTTTAAAAAAATCATCTCCAAGATGTGATGAATACCATCGAGGGAGACGCCAATCAG agccCCCAGAGTTCATCTACACCCCAGAGAAGGCCAAGAAGAGCCTTCCCCTGCTTCTGGAGGGGAACCTGTCCTATCGCCGTGGCAGGAGGCAGTCTG CTCCAACTAAAGACTTGGAAACAGCATATCATG TCTCTTCAAAG GCTGGCAGCGAGGGGGAGCTGTGTCCTGGGGCAGATAGCCTGGGATTCTCAGGCAGCACCAACACCCTGGCCTCCTCTGTGATGGAGGTGGAGGATGAGGCAGAGTGTCCGGACCCCTGCCTGGGCCTGGAAGAAGAGGACCTACCCCCCCTGAGTGCCCCACCCACCCTCTCCATCACAGAGGAGATCATGCAGTTCATTAACCAGAGCCGCGTGCGAGAGGGCATGGCCGAACTCAAGGCTGACATAGTATGG GATTCACCCCTGGATGAGTCTCTGGAGGACCCAGCAACTGAGCCACATCCATGTCCACTTGCTCAGCAAGGAAATTACCTGCTGCTTGCTTCCCCTGCTTGCTTCCCCCATCCCAATAGTCCAGAGGAGATAACAGTGCAACTGGAGGGGAGCAGAACTAAAATGGAAGACCAAACTCTTCCACCATGTCTGTCCAGGGAATCCTCGGAGGAGGGTGGTTGTGAAGAGGGAGAGTCAACACCATTGCCAGCTGATGTTATAGAGGAGAGGCCTCAGGAGGAGAGCACATCAGCCAAAGAAACCGGGACAGTTGGGGAAAGAAATGCATCAGAGGTGGAGGACGAGCAAACGTTTGAAACCTCGACGCCACTCTCTCCTGTAAACCTCCCAgacgaaagagagagggagaaggaactCTGCTCTGACCTCCCCAACGAGGACAAGCCCCCAGAagctcatctctctgtcccagagcACACTGTACAGAGCCCTCTGGCGCCCAAGAAAGAGACCCAGCTCACCAAGTCAGACAGGCAGATCATCGAGAAGATCCGCAGCTACTACGAGGCGGCTGAGGCCGAGGCAGGAGAAGCAGGAGAAAGTGCCGGCAGCCCCACCCCCAGGAGAAACAGCTTCTCCCTCATCATCCCCACTGGCCTGGTCAAAGACTCTGTGTCCCACTTTGCTGTCTTTGGCCACCAGGACAGCCTGTGTGACTCGGAGAGCGGGCGCTCCGATGGGGGGGCAGAACCAGAGCCTGAGTCAgagctcccctctcctcttccgtCAGTTCCTGACCAGGGAGAGGGAGCCCTCAGCCCAGATTGTTCCTCCACTTCTGCTGCTGGTTCCCAGGAAGACCACAGCCAGGCACCAGGTCAGGGTGAGCCTGCTCTGGAAAAATGTAGCAGGTTTGAGCCAGGGAGTGAGCTGCCCTGCACAGAGCTGATGAATGAttggaaagagaaggagaaagtagGAGCCCCTGTTAGCACAGAGAGGGAAATCATACCAAACCTGTCAACAGACAACACCAAAGAGCCCTCATTCAGCGACGAAGCAGCCAAAGTGATCACAAAAGACCAGCAGGTAATCAACAGCCACGGTGATCCAAGTGATCTGGACTCAGAACCTAAAGAGGCCCAGAAAGTCTCCACTGTCCCTCCACCTACAGGTCTTCATGACAGTAAGACCGCCCCAATGTCCCAGGCTGGGTGGGGTAGAATCAGAGACAGGAGCTCCGTCACTGGGAACCTAGAGGGCCTACCCAGCCAGATCAAGGTGGGCCGCTGGTCCCGCCACTGTAAGATGGTGTCCTCCAGCCGGACCCTGTACGAGGGGGCAACGGTCGCAGACGTGGCGGGGATAGGCCTGTTCGAGGCCAGCCCCGGTGATCCATGTCTGGTGGAGAACTCAGAGAGAATCCTCAGTAAAGTTCAAATGCTGGCTCGAATGTACAGCGCCAAGGCCAGCATCATGAAGGTGCCACTTCACcacaagagagtgtgtgtgggtcaTGCACCGTGGAACGGTACCACCAGGCACAGCGTCCCTCCTCAGGCCCAGCAGCATCAGGAGGAGAAGATTACAGTAAAACGAGCTCAGAGCCATTCCACTG gcTGCCAGGAGATGACTTCAGTTTCCTCAGAACCCCAGCTCTTTGGCCACATCCTTGTCAGTGAACAGCTGTCCCCCACCTACCGCCAGCAGGAGAACAGCTGCGCCCTGACCGGACCCAGGGACAGTGTTTCCAACCTGGAATCCACATCCATtgcctctcccccttcctcccctctgacTACCCCACCAAAAACCTCTCAGGTTAGGCCTGAGGAGGTAGTAACTACTGCTCTGGAGGGGAAGCTTATGGAAAACCAGTCTGAGGAAGTAATCTCAGGAGCTGAGATGCGGAGGCTTCACCCCAAGAGGGCCTCCCCAGTCCAGGAAGGCCCCATCCAAGGGGTAGGGATGGAGTTTCCAGCTGATGGTTATCCAAGGACCCCAGAGAGGTCTGTGAATCTCAGCAGGACTTGGGCCGAGCAGAAAGGACATAATCTGTACTCCATTCGGGAAGATCCTGCTCTGGGGGCAGCAGCAGCCGCTTTAGCAGGCCCATGTGGGAACAAAGACAGGTCTCCAGGGGTTGGAGCTGCAGAGGAGCTGCTGAAGATCATTCAACAGCAGGCTCCAACTGAACCAGAGACAAGCCAGGTGGTGAAGCCAGACGAAGCCAGTTTAAACACCAAGATAATTCCGCCTTATGTGGCCGGTGGGGCTGAGAGGGGGAGCTCACCCCAGATGGCCCCTGGTCATCAAAGCGAAGCTGAATCCACCAAAGCCAAGTCACAAGATGGCACTCTAGATGATCGGGATGTTTCACCTGCGGCACCAAAGATTTCCTCTCACATCTCCGACACATCTCCCACACAACAGAGGTCCATCTCTGGGCTAACTGAGGGGTCAAACCCCTTAGTGTGGAGTCCCACTCAGTCGCCTATGATTGAACCCATGCAAGTCACACATACATCTGGTCAGAGAGTCAAGGAGTGTCAAGTCCCAGAGGATTCCAAAGGAAAAGAGGGGGACATGGTTCCCCGTCCGTGGTCATCGCTCCAAAGCCTGATGCCTACACCTCCGCCAGGGGTGCAGTCCTCTGACTGTCTGCCTAAGTTCACCAGCCAAAGACCACCCAACCTGCACCTGCCCACTACCAAGGGCAGAAGGAGCCTTCCTATGAGTTGGAACGGATCAAACAACGCCACACTCCCCAGCCAAAG ACTACCACCTTCTCCACTGAGGTCCAGAGAGCCAGGTCAGGATCCATCACTCCCATCCATCCAAGCCTCTGGGTTGTCCCCCGTCAGACGGCCTTCCTCCCAGCCCTCACTGGAGAGATCAGCCACCATGCTTCCAGGCATTGGCCAACCCATGGATGCCAAGCCCCCCTCTGCCTTCAGCCCCAGTCTCTACCAgcactctccctcccccatcaggggactcccctgctcctctcccacCCCTTCTGCCTTGACCAAGTCCCTGGCTGCCTCCTGCATCAGCCAGTCCATCAGCCAGAGTCTTGCCAAGAAGAACACTCGCCTCCAGGACCATGCCACCCCTCACCCAGACAGTCCAGCCCCTCTGGCTCCCGCTCCCACTGCATCCCCACTCAGGATGAGGTCTCCCTCCCCCAAACTCACCTCTGGCCCTAGCGCCCCCCCTCTGAGTCCTGGCTATGCCCATGCTTCCTACACCAGAGATGGGAGCCAGCCACCTAAGtgtcccccttcccctctccggTCTACTTCAGTCCGCTCCAGCCCATGCgcatccccagccccagccctgtcCCCCCCACCGTATCGCAGCCAGCACTCAGTCTCCCCAGCCCCCCCAGTCAGCCTGCATCACACCGCCTTTTCCTCTGCCTCTCCACGGCCCAGGCCTGCTGTCCTACACCAGCCACGCCATATTGGTTTGAATGGAAAcagtaacaataataataacaataacaccaCTAACGGAGGATGGGTCGCGAATCACCGGAAGCCACCGTTAGCGAGTGCCAATAGTATACCCCATCCCCATGATCCTCTTTGGAGTGGTTCTACTCACAATCTCAACAGGGTGGCAAGGCCCTTCTCTGTCTCGGAGCCCAGCTCACGAGTGCAGTCcccatccccttctccctccccatctccattCAGCAGGATCTGCTCCCCTCCCCCAGTCCAGAATCATACAGGCCCCCTGATGAACAAGCCCCCCAACCCTAGAAGCACCCGGGCAGGAGGGGCTTGCCCCTTCAATCACCTGGGCCTCTCCCTGGAGCTCCCCAGGGCCTCCTCAGCCTGCTCCTCAGGCATAACCTCCCCCCCGCCCATTGGGGTTCCTGCCAATGTCTGGGGAGTCGCCGCTCCTCAGCCACGGAATGCCAAATTGGCATTTCCTTTCTCCTCCATTGCCTCACCCACATGGATAGATGTTTATCCCCCCTCCATTCAGAGAAGCTCCagcaccacctcccctcccccatctgGTTTCTCCCCATGCTCTCCAACCCATTCTCAGAACCTGCGGAGGACCAAGGGAAGCAGCCTGCCCTTCCTTAGCCTGGCTGACCAACCACCCAGTCCAGTCAGGAATGGGAGGGGGTCTTGGGGAGAGAGCGAAGGGTGCAGGTCTGTGGGTGCGGAGCAGGAGTCTGGGTTGATAAGCCCCCGAGGGGGATCCTGCTCCTACAGTGGCTCCCCATCCTGCATCAGCCCCGGGGCAAGCCCTGTCAGACTGGCCCCTGGGAAGAGCACCCACGGCGAGCAACACTTCACCAGCATTGCCTGGCCCGACGTGCGAGAACTCCTGACCAAGTATGACAGTGGGGACAGCCCTGACCAGAGTGCTCCGACCTCCCCTGTCTGGCCTCAGGATGAATGGGGTGACCCAGACCTTGGGGAGGACAGTTGCCGGAGCCACCTGATCTGTGCCTATGTGCCTCGGGCCTCCCCAGCCCCAGACACAGGTGCGCCCATCCAGTACCCTCACAGGAGTGAGCCAAAGCCAGAGGACACCTCCTCAATGCAGGCAGCCAGAAGGACTCTAAAGACTAGCTATGCTACCACTGTGAACCTGCAGATTGCTGGCAGTGGACGTATCACTTCCTTCAGCAACACCCAGGTGAGCCTGAACCAGACCTTATCCCCCGTGGTAGACAGCCAGGGCAGACGGAGGGTCAGCATCAATGCCTGCAACTTTACCCTTCCCGTTCCCCAGAACTGCAAGAGGCTGTGA